The DNA segment gttgaagtcaggacttagtgaagttcctccacaccaaactcactcatccatgtctttatggaccttgctttgtgcactgatgtacagtcatgttggaacaggaaggggtcatccccaaactgttcccacaaagttgggagcattaaattgtctaaaatgatgtgctgaagcattaagagttcctttcactggaactaaggggtcaagcacaacccctgaaaaacaacacctgaattcagtgatttagaggggtgtcccaaaacttttggcaatttagtgtagcaATGATagttctgggggaaaaaaactaaacCAGTTTTATGCaggtaaaataatgaaataatgtcaTATATTCAGTTCTTCTAACACTTTAGCACACACTGCAGCATTCTCTCTTTATTCACTTTACAGAAACATGTTTGAGGAGGAACTAAAGAAACTGGAGTGCCACTTCACTTGGGATTTACAGAAAGAGGATGCTGATCTTAATTACCTGGAGATCAAATTCACTGAGAGTCTTTCAAACCAAACTGATCATGGAGGGAATTTCAGACAGAGGAAGTTAAATTTTTGTGCTTACATTTATCACTTGCAGGGCTTCAATGACAAGGCGCAGGAGTGTTTAGAAAAAGCAAAGGAAGTGCAAAATGATCGTTCCTCCAATATAGTCACATATGGAAATTTAGCCTGGTTACACCATTACATGGCTGATGATAGCATGGTCGAAGTATATTTGGAGAAATTGTCACAAATCTCTAGAGCATTTCCTGCTCCAGCAGAAGAGCTGCTTCGTGAAGTCCTGAGTGAAAAAGCATGGTCTTTTATCAGTTTTTCCAAAAATCATTATATCAAGGCAAAAGAGATCTTTCAGGAGGCTCTACAGAAAGAACCAGAAGACAAGGAGTGGAACACTGGCTATGCCTTCGCTCTGTTTCACCTGGAGGGCTTGGAGATTAGGGAGGACAGGCGCATACCTTTTGAAGAGTCACCAGCCGTGAGACAGCTAAAGAGAGCCTTAAAACTTGATCCAGACAATGTCAtgatccatgtcttcatgggcCTCAAGTGCTACAAGAATAAGAGGAACGCAGAGGCATGGGAGCACATGAAGCACGCACTACACATGGCTCCATATGACCTAAGTGTTGTCCTGAGTGTTGCTAAATTCATGAAGAAGGAGCAGTGCTATGACATGGCAATTGGGGTGCTGAAGAAAATGCTGGAGAAAGCGCCTGACTCTTCACGGTTGCATCATGAAATCGCCAATAATTACCGCTGGAAAGCCATGCAGATTGGAGACATGCACAACCCGATGCTGCTAAGCTATTGTATACACCATTTAGAAGAGGGAGCTCGCCTAAATCCACATTTTGTCTACCCACAGATTGAGTTAGCGCTCAGGTATGCTGAAGTTGGTAACTACgctaaagcaaaacaaaagttCCAAGAGTTGTTTGCACGCCCGAACCTGCAGCCGGCAGATCTCCAGGCTTGGCATCGCATCTATGGAGACTTCAATATGTATCGTCTGGGCTCAGAGGCAACAGCAGTTAAGCATTACAAAGAGGGCATGGCAATGCAAAAAGTATCCACTGAATGGAAGATCTGCAAAAACAGACTCTACAAAGTCCTTCACAATACTAGAAACGACGTGTACCAGATTCGAGAGTTCATGAATTCTTTAAGA comes from the Hemibagrus wyckioides isolate EC202008001 linkage group LG03, SWU_Hwy_1.0, whole genome shotgun sequence genome and includes:
- the ifit8 gene encoding interferon-induced protein with tetratricopeptide repeats 8 → MFEEELKKLECHFTWDLQKEDADLNYLEIKFTESLSNQTDHGGNFRQRKLNFCAYIYHLQGFNDKAQECLEKAKEVQNDRSSNIVTYGNLAWLHHYMADDSMVEVYLEKLSQISRAFPAPAEELLREVLSEKAWSFISFSKNHYIKAKEIFQEALQKEPEDKEWNTGYAFALFHLEGLEIREDRRIPFEESPAVRQLKRALKLDPDNVMIHVFMGLKCYKNKRNAEAWEHMKHALHMAPYDLSVVLSVAKFMKKEQCYDMAIGVLKKMLEKAPDSSRLHHEIANNYRWKAMQIGDMHNPMLLSYCIHHLEEGARLNPHFVYPQIELALRYAEVGNYAKAKQKFQELFARPNLQPADLQAWHRIYGDFNMYRLGSEATAVKHYKEGMAMQKVSTEWKICKNRLYKVLHNTRNDVYQIREFMNSLRENPERNEN